From one Misgurnus anguillicaudatus chromosome 2, ASM2758022v2, whole genome shotgun sequence genomic stretch:
- the LOC129443282 gene encoding RNA-binding protein MEX3B produces MPSPLFHPDIMDHDMVVSSTSQSTLPPPRDTDQESRDEEHQEALRFALDQLSLMPIEKVDCLDGTPPGTENGGYVDLLMLEHANGSRESPGSCSPSPEYYGSGGSGGYHMAGSILGEQSSALRKRSVNMTECVPVPTSEHVAEIVGRQGCKIKALRAKTNTYIKTPVRGEEPVFIVTGRREDVEMAKREIVSAAEHFSMIRASRCKAGGSGPGSGGSLPGPPNLPGQTTIQVRVPYRVVGLVVGPKGATIKRIQQQTHTYIVTPSREKDPVFEVTGMPENVDRAREEIETHITLRTGAFVDLQGDNDFHSNGTDVSLEGLGALGLGATLWSRASHSAPPPASHHHSTRKVSSASYSNGVLSSESFSAPRRATDGSSPTSPFSTSSAGGSFSFGGDSAPSLPSASEDLGFELSGGNIWAPFVNGGKQQQPSQLRRNSSGLSGGAVTPRVSPTLPSDTSCVDHPLARRAQSDPLSALSWLQSGGGSFSGGSSSSGGSSTGYSSCSASSLPGGSPTDSEGGSSGMGIASSMLGRLKAGALAVVVPGSSRDCYVCCESEVTAALVPCGHNLFCMDCAGQICQSQEPECPVCRTPATQCIRIFS; encoded by the exons ATGCCTAGCCCCCTGTTTCACCCTGACATCATGGATCACGATATGGTAGTGAGCAGCACGAGCCAGTCCACTCTGCCACCCCCACGGGACACGGATCAAGAGTCCCGGGACGAAGAGCATCAAGAGGCGCTGCGCTTCGCCCTGGATCAGCTGTCACTCATGCCAATCGAGAAGGTCGATTGTCTGGACGGGACGCCGCCGGGCACAGAGAACGGCGGATACGTCGACTTACTGATGCTCGAGCACGCCAACGGGTCACGGGAGTCGCCCGGTTCCTGCTCCCCGTCTCCGGAGTACTACGGCTCGGGAGGCAGCGGTGGGTACCACATGGCCGGGTCCATCCTTGGGGAACAAAGCTCCGCGCTGCGAAAGAGGAGCGTCAACATGACCGAGTGCGTGCCCGTGCCCACATCAGAGCATGTGGCAGAAATTGTCGGACGACAAG GTTGCAAGATCAAAGCATTACGagcaaaaacaaacacttaCATCAAGACCCCTGTGAGAGGAGAAGAGCCCGTGTTTATTGTGACCGGCAGACGTGAAGATGTGGAAATGGCCAAGAGAGAGATCGTTTCTGCGGCCGAGCACTTCTCGATGATACGGGCCTCGCGCTGTAAAGCGGGCGGGAGCGGTCCCGGTTCGGGCGGCTCCCTCCCTGGACCTCCTAACCTGCCGGGCCAGACCACCATCCAGGTGCGAGTTCCCTACAGAGTTGTCGGGCTGGTGGTGGGTCCCAAAGGAGCCACTATCAAGCGCATCCAGCAGCAAACCCACACTTACATCGTCACACCCAGTCGCGAAAAAGACCCGGTGTTCGAGGTGACCGGGATGCCGGAGAACGTGGACAGAGCTCGCGAGGAAATCGAAACGCACATCACGCTCCGTACGGGCGCCTTCGTGGACCTGCAAGGCGACAACGACTTTCACAGCAACGGCACAGACGTCAGTCTGGAGGGTCTCGGGGCACTGGGACTGGGCGCAACGCTGTGGTCTCGTGCTAGCCATTCGGCACCTCCTCCTGCCTCCCACCACCATTCGACCCGCAAGGTGTCGTCTGCGTCTTACTCCAATGGTGTGCTGAGCTCCGAGTCTTTCTCGGCGCCGCGGAGAGCGACAGATGGCAGCAGCCCCACAAGTCCCTTCAGTACTAGCAGCGCTGGCGGCAGCTTCTCGTTTGGTGGCGATTCCGCCCCGAGCCTCCCCAGCGCCTCCGAAGACCTGGGTTTCGAGTTAAGCGGCGGTAACATCTGGGCACCCTTTGTCAACGGCGGAAAGCAGCAGCAGCCATCACAGCTTCGTCGCAACAGTAGCGGCCTCAGCGGGGGCGCCGTGACCCCGCGTGTGTCGCCCACCCTGCCCTCCGACACCTCGTGCGTCGACCACCCGCTGGCACGCCGCGCACAAAGCGACCCCCTCAGCGCCCTCTCCTGGCTGCAATCCGGCGGTGGGTCATTCTCAGGCGGCAGCAGCAGCAGCGGCGGGAGCTCGACGGGTTACTCTTCCTGCTCGGCCTCCTCGTTGCCCGGCGGTTCACCCACTGACTCCGAGGGAGGAAGCAGCGGCATGGGCATCGCATCCTCCATGCTTGGGCGACTGAAAGCGGGTGCCCTGGCCGTTGTGGTGCCCGGCAGTAGCAGGGACTGTTACGTGTGCTGCGAGAGCGAGGTGACCGCCGCGTTGGTTCCTTGCGGGCACAACCTCTTTTGCATGGATTGCGCCGGGCAGATATGCCAGTCGCAAGAGCCCGAGTGTCCCGTTTGCCGCACCCCTGCCACGCAGTGCATCCGAATCTTCTCCTAA